Sequence from the Clostridium botulinum genome:
AAACAAAACTAAATATAAAAATATATTTTCTTAAAATTTTTAATTTAATCTTTATATACTTTAATAGTATTTGAAAAATTTTAAGTATTATGTACATTTTTCAACTTATAAAAAAATTGCTAAGATAACTGTGTTTTTTGGAATTTTTATTCATTTAAATGTTTCAAAATATTATATAAATAATAGTGAGATATCTAATTACATATTATTTTTTTATATTAATTTTAACGGCAATATAATTTTTTCTTTATATTATAAAAATTAATTTATGATATAATATATAAAAATCAAAAAACACATAACTAATTCGGAGGTACTTATTAATGCAAACTTTATTTAAACATTCATTAACTATAAACTCCCGACAAACTCTGATTGATATAACTGCTTACATTAAAGAAGATATTAAGCTTAGTAACATAAAAGATGGTATTGTTTTAGTATATTGCCCTCACACAACTGCTGGTATTACAGTAAATGAAAATGCTGATCCTGATGTAGTTCATGATTTAATATACGGATTTGAAAAAGTATATCCAACTAATGATGGTGAATACAAACATTTCGAAGGAAATTCTCATGCTCATATGAAATCTTCAACTATGGGAGCTTCTCAATCCTTCATTCTTAGTGAAGGAAATTTAATACTAGGAAAATGGCAAGATATTTATTTTAGTGAATTTGATGGCCCTAGAAATAGAATATTTTATGTAAAAATTCTTCAAGGATAAATAAAGGCACTTCAAATAGCAAATAACTATTTGAAGTGCCTTTATAATAATATTATCTTACTATAATGCCTAAAACTCTAGCTACATTTTCAGTGCATCTTTCTAAATTTTCTTTTCCTAAAGCTAATGCTTCATCTATATCAGTAACGCCTGTTAATATACCAAATATAGCATCTATACCTTCAGGATATAAATTTTCTACACCTTTTCCAACTCTTCCTGCAAAAGCAATTGTTTGAACATTTTCTTTTTTAGCTACTTTAGCTACTCCTATTGGAGTTTTCCCAAATATTGTTTGAGAATCTATGCTTCCTTCACCTGTAAACAAAAAGTCTGCGCCTTTTACCTTTTCGCTTAAATCAGTATGTTTTATAACTAAATCAATTCCTCTTTTTAATTTTCCATCTAAAAATGCTAATAATGCTGCTCCAAGACCACCTGCTGCGCCTGCTCCTTCAGCATATGCTATATCTTTTCCTAAGCATCTTTTTATAACATCTGCGTAATGTGCTAAATTAGTATCTAATTCTTTAACCACTTCTAAAGTTGCACCTTTTTGTGGTCCAAAAATAGCTGAAGCTCCCTTTTCTCCTATTAAAGGATTCGTAACATCACAAGCAACTTCAATAGTAGTATCTTTTAATCTACTATCTAAACTTGATAAATCTATATTTTCAAGTTTATTTAATGCACCACCACCAAAAGATATCTCACTTCCATTACTATCTAAAAGTTTTCCACCTAATGCTTGAATCATTCCTGCTCCACCATCATTAGTAGCACTTCCGCCAATTCCTATAATAATATGCTTAATTCCTTTATCTAGCGCTGCTTTTATAAGCTCACCTGTACCATAAGTTGTTGTTATAAGAGGATTACGATCTTCTCTTTTTATTAATTGTATACCACTAGCAGTTGCCATCTCTATTACCGCTGTAGTTTTATTTCCAAGTATTCCAAAACAAGCATTTACTTTTTGACCCAATGGATTCAATACTTCTACTTCATGTATTTCTCCATTTGTTGACTCAACTAGAGCTTCGACAGTTCCTTCTCCACCATCTGCCATAGGAACCTTTATACATTCTGCATTTGGTATAACTTTTTTTATACCTCTCTCCATAGCTTCACATGCTTCTTTAGAAGTCATGCTTTCTTTGAATGAATCTGGTGCTAATACAAATTTCATATTTAATTCCTCCATAAATCATGTTAGCTCTTGCGTTTAACAATATGTACTTAAAGTATTATTCCAAATATTATAGTTGATACTACAGTCATTGTAAATCCAACTATAGCTTCATATGGAATAAGTTTTAATCTTTCATTCATATCCATATTTATACTTCCACCAGTTGAATGGAAAAAACTTCCATGAGGTAAACTATCTAAAACTGTTGCTCCTGTATGCATCATAGCTGCTGTTGCCAATCCTGATACTCCTAATTCTAAAGCTGTTGCTCCAAAAACAGAACTTGCGACTGCCGCACCAGAAGTTGTAGATGCTGTTGCTGCTGCCATAAGTATTCCTGATACTGGTGCTAATGCAAAGCTTGGTAACCCTAAAGTATTTATTCCTTGAATAATTACATCTTTTAATCCTGAATTAGAAATTATTCCCGCTAAAGTTCCTGTTCCTATTAAAAGTATAGCAACTCCACTCATTTTACCAATTCCAAATATGGCATATTCATTTACATTCTT
This genomic interval carries:
- a CDS encoding secondary thiamine-phosphate synthase enzyme YjbQ, whose protein sequence is MQTLFKHSLTINSRQTLIDITAYIKEDIKLSNIKDGIVLVYCPHTTAGITVNENADPDVVHDLIYGFEKVYPTNDGEYKHFEGNSHAHMKSSTMGASQSFILSEGNLILGKWQDIYFSEFDGPRNRIFYVKILQG
- a CDS encoding glycerate kinase family protein, which produces MKFVLAPDSFKESMTSKEACEAMERGIKKVIPNAECIKVPMADGGEGTVEALVESTNGEIHEVEVLNPLGQKVNACFGILGNKTTAVIEMATASGIQLIKREDRNPLITTTYGTGELIKAALDKGIKHIIIGIGGSATNDGGAGMIQALGGKLLDSNGSEISFGGGALNKLENIDLSSLDSRLKDTTIEVACDVTNPLIGEKGASAIFGPQKGATLEVVKELDTNLAHYADVIKRCLGKDIAYAEGAGAAGGLGAALLAFLDGKLKRGIDLVIKHTDLSEKVKGADFLFTGEGSIDSQTIFGKTPIGVAKVAKKENVQTIAFAGRVGKGVENLYPEGIDAIFGILTGVTDIDEALALGKENLERCTENVARVLGIIVR